Proteins from a genomic interval of Streptomyces sp. NBC_00820:
- the cobC gene encoding Rv2231c family pyridoxal phosphate-dependent protein CobC: MRTDGTGNGPGGGHGLGTRGGLDGGYDRETRGGPDSEHDRETQGGPDNGHDLRHHGDAEVRDDGAALVDLAVNVRADTPPAWLRDEIAASLSSLAAYPDGRAARAAVAARHGLPVDRVLLTAGAAEAFVLLARALKVRRPVVVHPQFTEPEAALRDAGHTVDRVLLRAEDGFRLDAAAVPEDADLVVIGNPTNPTSVLHPADSVARLARPGRTLVVDEAFMDAVPGEREALAGRTDVPGLVVLRSLTKTWGLAGLRIGYVLADPEVVASLERAQPLWPVSTPALAAAEACVAPRALAEAAHAAHRIASDRGHLVAGLAAFAPYGVRVVEPAEGPFLLVRIPGAASVRRRLRELGYAVRRGDTFPGLGEEWVRVAVRDRGTVRGFLRALSAVLT; encoded by the coding sequence ATGCGCACTGACGGCACCGGGAACGGACCGGGTGGCGGGCACGGCCTGGGCACCCGGGGCGGGCTGGACGGCGGGTACGACCGGGAGACCCGGGGCGGGCCCGACAGCGAGCACGACCGGGAGACCCAGGGCGGGCCCGACAACGGCCACGACCTGCGGCATCACGGGGACGCCGAGGTGCGGGACGACGGGGCCGCGCTGGTCGACCTCGCCGTCAACGTGCGCGCGGACACGCCGCCGGCCTGGCTGCGGGACGAGATCGCCGCGTCGCTGTCCTCGCTGGCGGCCTATCCGGACGGACGGGCCGCGCGGGCGGCGGTGGCGGCGCGGCACGGGCTGCCGGTGGACCGGGTACTGCTGACGGCGGGGGCGGCGGAGGCGTTCGTGCTGCTGGCGCGCGCGCTGAAGGTGCGTCGACCGGTCGTCGTGCACCCGCAGTTCACCGAGCCCGAGGCGGCGCTGCGGGACGCGGGGCACACCGTGGACCGGGTGCTGCTGCGGGCCGAGGACGGGTTCCGGCTGGACGCGGCGGCGGTTCCCGAGGACGCGGATCTGGTGGTGATCGGGAATCCGACGAACCCCACGTCCGTGCTGCATCCCGCGGACAGCGTGGCGCGGCTCGCCCGTCCCGGGCGGACGCTGGTGGTCGACGAGGCGTTCATGGACGCGGTGCCGGGTGAGCGGGAGGCGCTGGCCGGACGGACGGACGTACCCGGGCTGGTGGTATTGCGCAGCCTGACCAAGACGTGGGGGCTGGCGGGGCTGCGGATCGGGTACGTGCTGGCCGACCCCGAGGTCGTCGCCTCGCTGGAGCGGGCGCAGCCGCTGTGGCCCGTCTCCACCCCCGCGCTGGCCGCGGCCGAGGCGTGTGTGGCGCCTAGGGCGCTGGCGGAGGCGGCGCACGCGGCGCACCGGATCGCGTCGGACCGGGGCCATCTGGTGGCGGGGCTGGCCGCGTTCGCCCCGTACGGGGTGCGGGTGGTGGAACCCGCCGAGGGGCCGTTCCTGCTCGTACGGATTCCCGGGGCCGCCTCGGTACGACGGCGGTTGCGCGAACTCGGCTACGCGGTACGGCGTGGGGACACGTTCCCGGGGCTCGGCGAGGAGTGGGTACGGGTGGCGGTGCGGGACCGGGGCACGGTCAGGGGGTTCCTGCGGGCACTGTCCGCCGTGCTGACGTGA
- the ectA gene encoding diaminobutyrate acetyltransferase — MTAAPADLFIDRPAPADGAALWRLAKDSKTLDLNSSYSYLLWCRDFAGTSAVARDEDGRPVGFVTGYVRPERPRTLLVWQVAVDPAHRGRGIAAALLDGLTARLAAERGITGVETTITPGNTASERLFSSFAARHGADLTREVLFPADLFPDGPHDPEVLHRIGPLTRIPAH; from the coding sequence ATGACTGCCGCACCAGCAGACCTGTTCATCGACCGCCCGGCACCTGCCGACGGGGCCGCCCTGTGGCGGCTCGCGAAGGACTCGAAAACCCTCGACCTGAACTCCTCCTACAGCTATCTGCTGTGGTGCCGGGACTTCGCCGGCACCTCCGCGGTGGCCCGGGACGAGGACGGTCGGCCGGTCGGCTTCGTCACCGGGTACGTGCGGCCCGAGCGTCCCCGCACCCTGCTCGTCTGGCAGGTGGCCGTCGACCCCGCCCACCGGGGACGCGGCATCGCCGCCGCGCTCCTGGACGGGCTGACCGCGCGCCTCGCCGCCGAACGCGGGATCACGGGCGTGGAGACCACCATCACGCCCGGCAACACCGCCTCCGAGCGCCTGTTCTCCTCGTTCGCCGCCCGGCACGGGGCGGACCTCACCCGCGAGGTGCTGTTCCCTGCCGACCTCTTCCCCGACGGCCCGCACGATCCCGAGGTCCTGCACCGCATCGGCCCGCTGACCCGGATCCCGGCGCACTGA
- the tnpA gene encoding IS200/IS605 family transposase — translation MGEMQKIRTGRHCVFVMHVHLVFVTKFRHKVFTDVHLTRMEEIMRSVCEDFECELVEFNGEDNHVHLLVNFPPKVAVTKLVNSLKGVSSRRLRQEFPDLVRHYWRANKLWSGSYFAGTVGGAPLSVVKQYIEQQNRPV, via the coding sequence ATGGGCGAAATGCAGAAGATCAGGACTGGCCGGCACTGTGTTTTCGTGATGCATGTGCACTTGGTCTTCGTGACCAAGTTCCGGCACAAGGTGTTCACGGATGTTCATCTGACACGCATGGAGGAGATCATGCGGTCGGTGTGCGAGGACTTCGAGTGCGAACTGGTGGAGTTCAACGGCGAGGACAATCACGTCCACCTCCTGGTGAACTTTCCGCCCAAGGTCGCCGTCACGAAGCTGGTCAACTCCCTCAAGGGTGTCTCCTCCCGCCGTCTGCGCCAGGAGTTCCCCGACCTGGTGCGCCACTACTGGCGGGCCAACAAGCTCTGGTCCGGGTCCTACTTCGCCGGAACTGTCGGCGGCGCCCCGCTCTCCGTGGTCAAGCAGTACATCGAGCAACAGAACCGGCCCGTGTGA
- a CDS encoding pyridoxal-phosphate-dependent aminotransferase family protein has translation MTHPFLDLPPLDAGRFAAIEDRVARLLDTRQDVVITQGEALLPLEGAIRAAASPGTVALNVITGPYGQTFGDWLRDCGATVHDLSVPFHTAVTAEQIRAALAEHPEIDFVSLVHAEAATGNTNPVAEIGEVVREHGALFYLDAVASVGAEPVLPDAWGVDLCVIGAQKAMGGPAGVSAISVSERAWARMAANPNAPRRSYLSLLDWKERWIDGGRKALLHAPAQLEMLALEACLERIEAAGLETVMDRHRDAALAVRAGVAALGGGLEPYVYEARDAAPVATTLRVPSELVASELVALALAGDPTLPLAAGGGALAKEMIRVNHYGADATSDTVHRCLAALGAALAERGLTVDLAAARRAADEAWH, from the coding sequence GTGACCCACCCCTTCCTCGATCTGCCCCCGCTGGACGCCGGGCGGTTCGCCGCCATCGAGGACCGGGTGGCCCGGCTGCTGGACACCCGGCAGGACGTCGTGATCACGCAGGGCGAGGCGCTGCTGCCGCTCGAGGGAGCGATCCGCGCGGCGGCGAGCCCCGGGACCGTGGCCCTGAACGTGATCACGGGTCCGTACGGGCAGACCTTCGGCGACTGGCTGCGGGACTGCGGCGCGACCGTGCACGACCTGTCCGTCCCCTTCCACACGGCGGTGACGGCCGAGCAGATCCGGGCGGCGCTCGCCGAACACCCGGAGATCGACTTCGTGTCGCTGGTCCACGCGGAGGCGGCGACCGGCAACACCAACCCGGTCGCGGAGATCGGCGAGGTGGTCCGGGAGCACGGCGCGCTGTTCTACCTGGACGCGGTCGCCTCCGTCGGGGCGGAGCCGGTGCTGCCGGACGCCTGGGGCGTGGACCTGTGCGTGATCGGGGCACAGAAGGCGATGGGCGGCCCGGCGGGCGTGTCGGCGATCTCGGTGAGCGAGCGGGCCTGGGCCCGGATGGCGGCGAACCCGAACGCCCCGCGCCGCTCCTACCTCTCCCTCCTCGACTGGAAGGAGCGCTGGATCGACGGCGGCCGCAAGGCGCTGCTGCACGCTCCGGCGCAGCTGGAGATGCTGGCGCTGGAGGCGTGCCTGGAGCGGATCGAGGCGGCGGGCCTGGAGACGGTGATGGACCGGCACCGTGACGCGGCGCTGGCCGTGCGGGCCGGTGTGGCGGCCCTGGGCGGGGGCCTGGAGCCGTACGTGTACGAGGCGCGGGACGCGGCGCCGGTCGCGACGACCCTCCGGGTGCCGTCGGAGCTGGTGGCCTCCGAGCTGGTGGCCCTGGCCCTGGCGGGCGACCCCACGCTGCCGCTGGCCGCCGGTGGCGGAGCGCTGGCCAAGGAGATGATCCGGGTCAACCACTACGGCGCCGACGCGACCTCGGACACCGTGCACCGCTGCCTGGCGGCCCTCGGCGCCGCGCTCGCCGAGCGGGGGCTGACGGTGGACCTGGCGGCGGCGCGCCGCGCGGCGGACGAGGCGTGGCACTGA
- a CDS encoding amidohydrolase family protein — MSDHAVLHVRGRVLAGPEDVRDELWVVGGRISYDRPAGAGDVRTVEGWALPGLVDAHCHVGLDAHGPVDADTAEKQALTDREAGTLLIRDAGSPSDTRWTDDRDDLPKIIRAGRHIARTRRYIRNYAHEIEPDQLVAYVAQEARRGDGWVKLVGDWIDRDLGDLSPCWPREAVQAAIAEAHRLGARVTAHCFAESSLRDLVEAGIDCVEHATGLTEDLIPLFAERGVAIVPTLVNIATFPRLAAGGDDKFPRWSAHMRRLHKRRYDTVRGAYDAGIPVYVGTDAGGSLAHGLVAAEVAELVTAGIPPVDALAATSWSARAWLGRPGLEEGAPADLVVYEADPRADVRVLAAPRRVVLNGRVVD, encoded by the coding sequence ATGAGCGATCACGCGGTGCTGCACGTGAGGGGCCGGGTCCTGGCCGGGCCCGAGGACGTCCGCGACGAGCTGTGGGTGGTCGGGGGCCGGATCTCCTACGACCGCCCCGCCGGCGCCGGTGACGTCCGCACCGTCGAGGGCTGGGCGCTGCCCGGCCTCGTCGACGCCCACTGCCACGTCGGGCTCGACGCGCACGGCCCGGTGGACGCGGACACCGCCGAGAAGCAGGCGCTCACCGACCGGGAGGCCGGCACCCTCCTCATCCGTGACGCGGGCTCGCCCTCCGACACCCGCTGGACCGACGACCGCGACGACCTTCCGAAGATCATCCGGGCCGGCCGGCACATCGCCCGCACCCGCCGCTACATCCGCAACTACGCCCACGAGATCGAGCCGGACCAACTCGTCGCGTACGTCGCCCAGGAGGCCCGGCGCGGCGACGGCTGGGTCAAGCTCGTCGGCGACTGGATCGACCGCGACCTCGGCGACCTCTCCCCCTGCTGGCCCCGCGAGGCCGTACAGGCCGCCATCGCCGAGGCCCACCGCCTCGGCGCCCGCGTCACCGCGCACTGCTTCGCCGAGAGCTCGCTGCGCGACCTGGTCGAGGCAGGCATCGACTGCGTCGAACACGCCACGGGGCTGACCGAGGACCTGATCCCGCTGTTCGCCGAGCGCGGCGTCGCGATCGTCCCGACCCTCGTCAACATCGCCACCTTCCCGCGCCTCGCGGCCGGCGGCGATGACAAGTTCCCGCGCTGGTCGGCCCATATGCGCCGGCTGCACAAGCGCCGCTACGACACCGTCCGCGGGGCCTACGACGCCGGGATCCCGGTGTACGTCGGCACGGACGCGGGCGGCTCCCTGGCCCACGGCCTGGTCGCGGCCGAGGTCGCCGAACTGGTCACCGCGGGCATCCCCCCGGTGGACGCGCTCGCCGCGACGAGCTGGTCGGCCCGCGCCTGGCTCGGCCGCCCCGGCCTGGAGGAGGGCGCACCCGCCGACCTCGTCGTGTACGAGGCGGACCCCCGGGCGGACGTGCGCGTACTGGCGGCGCCGCGACGGGTGGTGCTGAACGGGCGCGTGGTGGATTGA
- a CDS encoding amino acid ABC transporter ATP-binding protein, translating to MSRPEIQVEGLHKSFGGNQVLRGIDLEIGQGEVVCVIGPSGSGKSTLLRCVNLLEEPTDGKVFVGGTEVTDPDVDIDAVRRRIGMVFQQFNLFPHLSVTENLTLPQRRVLGRDKATAERIAAENLARVGLSEKASAHPASLSGGQQQRVAIARALAMGPEVMLFDEPTSALDPELVGDVLAVMRGLAEEGMTMMVVTHEMSFAREVADRVVFMDGGVIVEDGSPEQVIGNPQHERTRHFLSRVLDPAMAEVEEGTSDRASGSDGAAGATGAAGSDGTKS from the coding sequence GTGAGCCGTCCCGAAATCCAGGTCGAGGGCCTGCACAAGTCCTTCGGCGGCAACCAGGTCCTGCGCGGCATCGACCTGGAGATCGGCCAGGGCGAGGTCGTCTGCGTCATCGGCCCGTCCGGCTCCGGCAAGTCCACCCTGCTGCGCTGCGTGAACCTGCTCGAGGAGCCCACCGACGGCAAGGTCTTCGTCGGCGGCACCGAGGTGACCGACCCCGACGTCGACATCGACGCCGTACGCCGCCGTATCGGCATGGTCTTCCAGCAGTTCAACCTCTTCCCGCATCTCAGCGTCACCGAGAACCTCACGCTCCCGCAGCGCAGGGTCCTCGGGCGGGACAAGGCGACGGCCGAGCGGATCGCCGCCGAGAACCTGGCCCGTGTCGGCCTCTCCGAGAAGGCGTCCGCGCACCCCGCCTCCCTCTCCGGCGGCCAGCAGCAGCGCGTGGCCATCGCCCGCGCGCTCGCCATGGGCCCCGAGGTCATGCTGTTCGACGAGCCGACCTCCGCCCTCGACCCGGAACTCGTCGGTGACGTCCTCGCGGTGATGCGCGGGCTCGCCGAGGAGGGCATGACCATGATGGTGGTCACGCACGAGATGAGCTTCGCCCGCGAGGTCGCCGACCGCGTCGTCTTCATGGACGGCGGCGTGATCGTCGAGGACGGCAGCCCCGAGCAGGTCATCGGCAACCCGCAGCACGAGCGCACCCGTCACTTCCTCTCCCGCGTCCTCGACCCGGCCATGGCCGAGGTGGAGGAGGGGACCTCCGACCGGGCCTCCGGGTCCGACGGGGCTGCCGGGGCCACGGGCGCCGCCGGGTCCGACGGGACGAAGTCCTAG
- a CDS encoding sirohydrochlorin chelatase, whose translation MTTPPPALLIAGHGTRDEAGAEAFRDFVRELGRRHPELPVAGGFIELSPPPLGDAVTELVGQGVRRFAAVPLMLVSAGHAKGDIPAALAREKERHPGISYSYGRPLGPHPALLNVLERRLDEALGDTARTPEERAEVTVLLVGRGSTDPDANAEVHKAARLLWEGRGYAGVETAFVSLAAPDVPSGLDRCARLGARRIVVLPYFLFTGILPDRVRRQTGDWAAAHPETEVRSADVIGPEPELLDLVMERYREAVEGDLRMNCDSCVYRIALPGFADKVGLPQQPHFHPDDDDHHHGPGQEHGHGHHHHGGHSHSHAH comes from the coding sequence GGGACGAGGCCGGAGCCGAGGCGTTCCGCGACTTCGTACGGGAGTTGGGCCGCCGTCACCCCGAACTGCCCGTCGCGGGCGGCTTCATCGAGCTGTCCCCGCCGCCGCTGGGCGACGCCGTGACCGAGCTGGTCGGACAGGGCGTACGGCGGTTCGCCGCCGTGCCGTTGATGCTGGTGTCCGCCGGACACGCCAAGGGTGACATCCCGGCCGCGCTGGCCCGCGAGAAGGAGCGGCACCCGGGCATCTCGTACAGCTACGGGCGCCCGCTCGGCCCGCATCCGGCGCTGCTGAACGTGCTGGAGCGGCGCCTCGACGAGGCCCTCGGGGACACCGCCCGTACGCCCGAGGAGCGCGCGGAGGTGACCGTGCTGCTGGTGGGGCGCGGGTCCACCGACCCGGACGCCAACGCCGAGGTGCACAAGGCGGCGCGGCTGCTGTGGGAGGGGCGCGGGTACGCAGGTGTGGAGACGGCGTTCGTGTCGCTGGCGGCGCCGGACGTACCGAGCGGGCTCGACCGGTGCGCCCGGCTGGGGGCGCGGCGGATCGTGGTGCTGCCCTACTTCCTGTTCACGGGGATCCTGCCGGACCGGGTGCGGCGGCAGACCGGGGACTGGGCGGCCGCGCATCCCGAGACCGAGGTGCGGTCGGCGGACGTCATCGGGCCCGAGCCGGAGCTGCTGGACCTGGTGATGGAGCGGTACAGGGAGGCCGTCGAGGGCGACCTGCGCATGAACTGCGACTCGTGCGTGTACCGGATCGCGCTGCCGGGGTTCGCGGACAAGGTGGGGCTGCCGCAGCAGCCGCACTTCCACCCGGACGACGACGACCACCACCACGGGCCGGGGCAGGAGCACGGTCACGGGCACCACCATCACGGGGGGCACTCACACAGCCATGCGCACTGA
- a CDS encoding transporter substrate-binding domain-containing protein has translation MNTILGRRTRLLVAIAATAGLALVAGCSSGGGSGKTTAKGVHLVKAGQLTVCTHLPYPPFQSEVDGKVQGFDVSLVDLVAKDLGVKQQTLDTPFENFKTGAFLNSGQCDLAAAGMTITPERKKNVDFSDPYFEATQAVLVDKKSGIHSLADAKAKGKKLGAQAQTTGEDFAKSKGLDPVSFHSSDALLNGLRTGQVQAVVIDYPVVQGWLKDKANADAFKVVDNIKTGEQYGFTVKKGNTKLLAAINKALGDAKADGTYKKIYEQWIGPYDAAAASPAS, from the coding sequence ATGAACACGATCCTCGGACGCAGGACCCGCCTCCTGGTAGCCATCGCCGCGACGGCCGGGCTCGCGCTCGTGGCCGGCTGCTCGTCGGGCGGGGGGAGCGGCAAGACCACCGCCAAGGGAGTCCACCTCGTCAAGGCCGGCCAGCTGACCGTCTGCACCCACCTGCCCTACCCGCCCTTCCAGTCGGAGGTCGACGGTAAGGTGCAGGGCTTCGACGTCTCCCTCGTCGACCTCGTCGCCAAGGACCTCGGCGTCAAGCAGCAGACCCTGGACACGCCGTTCGAGAACTTCAAGACCGGCGCCTTCCTCAACTCCGGCCAGTGCGACCTGGCCGCCGCGGGCATGACGATCACCCCCGAGCGCAAGAAGAACGTCGACTTCTCCGACCCGTACTTCGAGGCCACCCAGGCCGTCCTCGTCGACAAGAAGAGCGGTATCCACTCCCTCGCCGACGCCAAGGCCAAGGGCAAGAAGCTCGGCGCCCAGGCGCAGACCACCGGTGAGGACTTCGCCAAGAGCAAGGGCCTCGACCCGGTCTCCTTCCACTCCTCCGACGCGCTCCTCAACGGCCTGCGCACCGGCCAGGTGCAGGCGGTCGTCATCGACTACCCGGTGGTCCAGGGCTGGCTGAAGGACAAGGCCAACGCCGACGCCTTCAAGGTCGTCGACAACATCAAGACCGGTGAGCAGTACGGCTTCACGGTGAAGAAGGGCAACACCAAGCTCCTCGCCGCGATCAACAAGGCGCTGGGCGACGCGAAGGCCGACGGCACCTACAAGAAGATCTACGAGCAGTGGATCGGCCCGTACGACGCCGCCGCCGCCTCCCCGGCCTCCTGA
- a CDS encoding RNA-guided endonuclease InsQ/TnpB family protein: MQLRYSFRLYPDTAQRAALAQAFGCARVVFNDAVRAREEARRTGAVFPTAGELSKKLITQAKQTAERSWLGEVSSVVLQQALRDVEAAYRNFFTSLKGIRKGPRTGAPRFKSRKDKRQSIRFTANARWSVTDSGRLNLPKVGAVKVKWSRALPATPTSVAVIKDAAGRYFASFVIDTDPAADAVRMPDSDQTVGIDLGLTHFAVLSDGTKIDSPRFLRRAEKKLKKTQRELSRKQKGSKNREKARLKVARAHAQVSDARREFHHRLSTQLIRDNQAIGVEDLAVKGLARTRLAKSVHDAGWSQFVHMLEYKAVRYGRTLVKIGRFEPTSQVCSQCGAKDGPKPLRIRTWTCAACGAVHDRDHNAAKNVKTAAGLAVAACGAQIRPGPVLAQRDEAGSHGFSPEPRAA; the protein is encoded by the coding sequence ATGCAGCTTCGGTACAGCTTCCGCCTGTACCCGGACACCGCCCAGCGCGCCGCGCTGGCCCAGGCATTCGGGTGCGCCCGCGTCGTGTTCAACGACGCGGTGCGCGCCCGCGAGGAAGCCCGGAGGACGGGCGCAGTGTTCCCGACGGCCGGTGAGCTGTCCAAAAAGCTGATCACCCAGGCCAAACAGACTGCGGAGCGCTCCTGGCTGGGGGAGGTGTCCTCGGTTGTGCTCCAGCAGGCCCTGCGCGACGTGGAGGCCGCCTACCGCAACTTTTTCACCTCCCTCAAGGGCATCCGCAAGGGACCGAGAACGGGTGCACCGAGGTTCAAGTCCCGCAAGGACAAGCGGCAGTCGATCCGGTTCACGGCCAATGCCCGCTGGTCGGTCACTGACAGTGGGCGGCTGAACCTGCCGAAGGTCGGCGCGGTGAAAGTGAAGTGGTCCCGCGCCCTGCCCGCCACCCCGACGTCGGTCGCCGTGATCAAGGATGCGGCCGGGCGCTACTTCGCCTCGTTCGTCATCGACACCGACCCGGCCGCCGACGCCGTCCGGATGCCCGACAGTGACCAGACAGTCGGCATCGACCTCGGGCTGACGCACTTCGCCGTCCTTTCCGACGGCACGAAGATTGACTCCCCGCGGTTCCTGCGGCGCGCGGAGAAGAAACTCAAGAAGACCCAACGCGAGCTGTCCCGTAAACAGAAGGGATCGAAGAACCGCGAGAAGGCCCGACTCAAGGTCGCTCGCGCCCACGCACAAGTGTCCGACGCCCGCCGTGAGTTCCACCACCGGCTCTCCACACAGCTGATCCGCGACAACCAAGCGATCGGCGTGGAAGACCTGGCGGTCAAAGGACTCGCACGCACCAGACTGGCGAAGAGTGTGCATGACGCGGGCTGGTCGCAGTTCGTACACATGCTGGAGTACAAAGCGGTCAGGTACGGGCGGACCCTGGTGAAGATCGGCCGGTTCGAGCCGACCAGCCAGGTCTGCTCACAGTGCGGGGCCAAGGACGGCCCCAAGCCCTTGCGCATCCGGACCTGGACCTGTGCCGCCTGCGGTGCGGTCCATGACCGGGACCACAACGCCGCGAAGAACGTCAAGACGGCCGCCGGACTGGCGGTTGCAGCCTGTGGAGCGCAGATAAGACCAGGACCCGTCCTGGCGCAGCGCGACGAAGCAGGAAGCCACGGATTCTCCCCCGAACCTCGTGCCGCGTAG
- a CDS encoding SCO1860 family LAETG-anchored protein: MNSNNFLMPARRLAALATVTAVTAAPVLLGASAAHATGEHTTGKHGRASAVVLRAGLDVSLLNKTVNVPLAVSLNEVQAPSSADRTALSARLDGVNGGRPFTVLGADVASARATVTAKRAEGSVRLVNARLHVPGLPLLSLVEVGTVTADAVCEVGKAPTASANALGSITILGRRVTLTVGGPTRVKVPGVGEVGLSYAQHRTTTRTAAATALELKVSVNPLKLNVAEVEGTLTLAKATCESPMHRPTGHPAQSHDPAGSQASGQDPAGSPVSGQDHGGSPASGQDQADSPASGQDPAVRTTSSPDAASGVKPQTVRADLAATGGASATPYIAGGAVALLLVGGGVVTVVRRRKG, encoded by the coding sequence TTGAACAGCAACAACTTCCTTATGCCCGCACGTCGTCTCGCCGCTCTCGCGACGGTGACCGCCGTGACCGCGGCTCCCGTGCTCCTCGGCGCGAGCGCGGCGCACGCGACCGGTGAGCACACGACCGGGAAGCACGGTCGCGCCTCCGCCGTCGTCCTGCGCGCCGGGCTCGACGTGTCCCTGCTCAACAAGACCGTGAACGTCCCGCTCGCGGTCTCGCTCAACGAGGTCCAGGCACCGAGCAGCGCCGACAGGACGGCGCTGTCGGCCCGGCTCGACGGCGTGAACGGGGGCAGGCCCTTCACCGTCCTCGGCGCGGACGTCGCCTCGGCCAGGGCCACGGTGACCGCGAAACGCGCCGAGGGCTCGGTCCGCCTGGTCAACGCCCGGCTCCACGTTCCCGGACTGCCGCTGCTGTCCCTCGTCGAGGTCGGCACGGTCACCGCCGACGCCGTCTGCGAGGTGGGCAAGGCGCCCACCGCCTCCGCGAACGCCCTCGGCAGCATCACGATCCTGGGCAGGCGCGTCACCCTCACCGTCGGCGGCCCGACCCGGGTGAAGGTCCCCGGCGTGGGCGAGGTCGGCCTCTCCTACGCCCAGCACCGCACGACGACCCGCACGGCGGCCGCCACCGCCCTCGAACTCAAGGTGTCCGTCAACCCCCTGAAGCTGAACGTGGCGGAGGTGGAGGGCACTCTGACCCTCGCCAAGGCCACCTGCGAGTCCCCGATGCACCGCCCCACCGGCCATCCGGCACAGAGTCACGACCCGGCCGGCTCTCAGGCATCCGGTCAGGACCCGGCCGGCTCCCCGGTATCCGGTCAGGACCACGGTGGCTCCCCGGCATCGGGCCAGGACCAGGCCGACTCCCCGGCATCCGGTCAGGACCCGGCCGTTCGGACAACGTCGAGCCCTGACGCGGCCTCCGGGGTCAAGCCCCAGACGGTCCGGGCCGACCTGGCGGCGACCGGCGGCGCCTCGGCGACGCCGTACATCGCGGGCGGCGCGGTGGCGTTGCTGCTGGTGGGCGGGGGAGTGGTGACGGTGGTGCGCAGGCGCAAGGGCTGA
- a CDS encoding amino acid ABC transporter permease, whose translation MTETDTRIQPRKTGLTRRQRRRLSRGAQYALFVAAVAAFAATADWGRLRNQFAQVGIAGQMFPDIIILALKNTALYTLSGFVVGLALGMIVALMRLSSVGPYRWVAGIYIEIFRGLPALLIFIFVGVGVPLAFPDIEYPGGIYGKVAVALGLVSSAYMAETIRAGIQAVPKGQMEAARSLGFSPVRAMVSVIIPQAFRVILPPLTNELVQVVKDSSLVLFLGVTLEERELSKFGNDLASTTANSTPILVAGLCYLLITIPLGFVARRMEAKAQKEIR comes from the coding sequence ATGACCGAAACCGACACCCGCATACAGCCCAGGAAGACGGGCCTGACACGCCGGCAGCGGCGCAGGCTCTCCCGTGGGGCGCAGTACGCCCTCTTCGTCGCCGCCGTGGCCGCGTTCGCGGCGACGGCGGACTGGGGACGCCTGCGGAACCAGTTCGCCCAGGTCGGCATCGCCGGGCAGATGTTCCCGGACATCATCATCCTGGCGCTGAAGAACACCGCGCTCTACACCCTGTCCGGCTTCGTCGTGGGACTGGCGCTCGGCATGATCGTCGCCCTGATGCGCCTGTCGTCCGTGGGGCCGTACCGCTGGGTCGCCGGCATCTACATCGAGATCTTCCGCGGGCTGCCCGCGTTGCTGATCTTCATCTTCGTCGGCGTCGGCGTGCCGCTCGCCTTCCCGGACATCGAGTATCCGGGCGGCATCTACGGCAAGGTCGCCGTCGCGCTCGGCCTCGTCTCCTCCGCCTACATGGCGGAGACGATCCGCGCCGGCATCCAGGCGGTGCCCAAGGGCCAGATGGAGGCGGCCCGCTCCCTGGGCTTCTCGCCCGTGCGGGCCATGGTCTCCGTCATCATCCCGCAGGCGTTCCGCGTCATCCTGCCCCCGCTGACCAACGAACTCGTCCAGGTCGTCAAGGACTCCTCGCTCGTGCTCTTCCTCGGCGTCACGCTGGAGGAGCGCGAACTGTCCAAGTTCGGCAACGACCTGGCCAGCACCACCGCCAACTCCACGCCCATCCTGGTCGCCGGTCTCTGCTACCTGCTGATCACGATCCCGCTCGGCTTCGTCGCGCGCCGCATGGAGGCCAAGGCCCAGAAGGAGATCCGGTGA